One window of Streptomyces sp. FIT100 genomic DNA carries:
- a CDS encoding RidA family protein: MAITLVNPGGLPTIDAYHQVSVATGSRLAFIAGQVAWNANGDTIGPGDLTAQAEQCYLNIAGALAGIGAGFDDVAKLTVYVVDWTPDKMPLLIEGITRAATTLSTAHTPPATLIGVAALDTPEHLIEIEATAVID; encoded by the coding sequence ATGGCCATCACCCTGGTCAACCCCGGCGGGCTCCCCACCATCGACGCCTATCACCAGGTCTCCGTCGCCACCGGATCGAGACTGGCCTTCATCGCCGGACAGGTTGCCTGGAACGCCAACGGAGACACCATCGGCCCGGGAGACCTCACCGCGCAGGCCGAACAGTGCTACCTCAACATCGCCGGCGCCCTCGCCGGCATCGGCGCCGGCTTCGACGACGTCGCGAAACTGACCGTCTACGTCGTCGACTGGACTCCCGACAAAATGCCGCTCCTCATCGAAGGAATCACCCGGGCAGCCACCACACTCTCAACCGCCCACACGCCCCCGGCCACACTCATCGGCGTCGCCGCACTCGACACACCCGAGCATCTCATCGAAATCGAAGCCACCGCCGTCATCGACTGA
- a CDS encoding helix-turn-helix domain-containing protein, which yields MVTKQFGGSPEEADLRRADSLAREIFSDVANKWALLIIEVLGERTLRFSELRGEIEGISHKMLTQNLRMLERNGLVDRRVHPVVPPRVEYTLTEPGRALRVTIDGMCDWTHRYLGHIEASRHRFDA from the coding sequence ATGGTGACCAAGCAGTTCGGAGGCTCGCCGGAAGAGGCGGATCTGAGGCGCGCGGACTCGTTGGCGCGGGAGATCTTCTCGGACGTGGCCAACAAGTGGGCGTTGTTGATCATCGAGGTGCTGGGGGAACGGACTCTGCGTTTCAGCGAGTTGCGGGGGGAGATCGAGGGCATCAGCCACAAGATGCTGACCCAGAACCTGCGCATGCTGGAACGCAACGGGCTGGTGGATCGGAGGGTGCACCCGGTCGTGCCGCCCCGGGTCGAGTACACGCTCACCGAGCCGGGCCGGGCGCTGCGGGTGACGATCGACGGGATGTGTGACTGGACCCACCGGTATCTCGGTCACATCGAGGCATCCCGCCACCGCTTCGACGCCTGA
- a CDS encoding VOC family protein, with product MDIRLSTCFIAVDDHDKAIAFYRDVLGLEVRDDVGFEGMRWVTVGSPAQPDVNIVLEPPLADPNASPADKQAMAELMAKGLLRGVLFATDDCDATFERISAAGGEVLQEPMDQFYGVRDCAFRDPAGNLLRFTQPLDK from the coding sequence ATGGACATCAGGCTTTCCACCTGCTTCATCGCCGTCGACGACCACGACAAGGCGATCGCCTTCTACCGCGATGTACTCGGCCTGGAGGTGCGCGACGACGTCGGCTTCGAGGGGATGCGCTGGGTGACCGTCGGGTCGCCCGCTCAGCCGGACGTGAACATCGTTCTGGAACCGCCCCTGGCCGACCCGAACGCCTCACCGGCCGACAAGCAGGCCATGGCGGAGCTGATGGCCAAGGGCCTGCTGCGCGGCGTCCTCTTCGCGACGGACGACTGCGACGCCACCTTCGAGCGCATCAGCGCCGCGGGCGGTGAGGTGCTGCAGGAGCCGATGGACCAGTTCTACGGCGTCCGCGACTGCGCGTTCCGCGATCCTGCCGGCAACCTGCTGCGCTTCACCCAACCCCTCGACAAGTAG
- a CDS encoding helix-turn-helix transcriptional regulator — protein sequence MKRQDLDDLVRLRRARDRMDRDYAEPLDVPALARDALMSAGHFSRSFRAAFGETPYSYLMTRRIERAKALLRRGDLTVTEVCFAVGCTSLGSFSSRFTQLVGESPSAYRARSHDHGAAIPACMAKIHTRPVRNKEARPAAQP from the coding sequence ATGAAACGGCAGGACCTCGACGACCTCGTCCGGCTGCGGCGGGCCCGCGACCGGATGGACCGGGACTATGCCGAGCCGCTCGACGTCCCGGCGCTCGCGCGCGACGCCCTGATGTCGGCAGGCCACTTCTCCCGCAGCTTCCGCGCCGCATTCGGCGAGACGCCGTACAGCTACCTGATGACCCGCCGCATCGAGCGGGCCAAAGCACTGCTGCGGCGCGGCGACCTCACGGTGACCGAGGTCTGCTTCGCGGTCGGCTGTACGTCGCTGGGGTCGTTCAGCTCGCGCTTCACCCAGCTCGTCGGCGAGAGCCCCAGCGCCTACCGGGCGCGCAGCCATGACCACGGCGCCGCCATCCCGGCATGCATGGCCAAGATCCACACACGACCGGTCAGGAACAAAGAAGCGCGCCCTGCCGCTCAGCCGTAG
- a CDS encoding excinuclease ABC subunit UvrA gives MATRADTQSPALHVADSHGLIRVHGARENNLKDVSVEIPKRRLTVFTGVSGSGKSSLVFDTIAAESQRLINETYSAFVQGFMPTLARPEVDVLDGLTTAISVDQQRMGGDPRSTVGTATDANAMLRILFSRLGKPHIGPPGAYSFNTASVKASGAITVERGDRKAVKATFSRTGGMCTHCEGRGKVSDIDLTQLYDDSKSIAEGAFTIPGWKSDNVWTVGIYAESGFLDPNKPISRFTKQEMQDFLHREPTKVKVNGVNLTYEGLIPKIQKSFLSKDKEAMQPHIRAFVERAVTFTTCPECDGTRLSEGARSSKIGKISIADACAMEIRDLAEWVRELKEPSVAPLLTALQGTLDSFTEIGLGYLSLDRPAGTLSGGEAQRVKMIRHLGSSLTDVTYVFDEPTIGLHPHDIQRMNNLLLRLRDKGNTVLVVEHKPEAIAIADHVVDLGPGAGTEGGTVCFEGTVEGLRASDTVTGRHLDDRAALKETVRTPTGQLEIRGAKANNLQRVDVDIPLGVLTVVTGVAGSGKSSLVHGSIPAAEGVVSVDQAPIRGSRRSNPATYTGLLDPIRKAFAKANGVKPALFSANSEGACPNCNGAGVIYTDLAMMAGVATTCEECEGKRFQASVLEYHLGGRDISEVLAMSVTDAEEFFGAGEARTPAAHKILERLADVGLGYLSLGQPLTTLSGGERQRLKLATHMGEKGGVYVLDEPTTGLHLADVEHLLGLLDRLVDSGKSVIVIEHHQAVMAHADWIIDLGPGAGHDGGRIVFEGTPADLVAAGSATLTGEHLAAYVGA, from the coding sequence ATGGCCACGAGGGCGGACACGCAGTCGCCGGCACTGCACGTTGCCGACAGCCACGGTTTGATCCGTGTGCACGGGGCGCGTGAGAACAATCTCAAGGACGTCAGTGTCGAGATCCCGAAGCGCCGGCTGACGGTGTTCACCGGTGTTTCCGGTTCGGGCAAGAGCTCGCTGGTCTTCGACACGATCGCCGCGGAGTCGCAGCGGCTGATCAACGAGACGTACAGCGCGTTCGTGCAGGGGTTCATGCCGACGCTGGCGCGACCGGAGGTCGACGTACTCGACGGGCTGACGACGGCGATCAGCGTCGATCAGCAGCGGATGGGTGGCGACCCTCGTTCCACGGTCGGTACGGCCACCGACGCCAACGCGATGCTGCGTATCCTCTTCAGTCGGCTCGGCAAGCCGCACATCGGGCCGCCCGGTGCGTACTCCTTCAACACCGCCTCGGTGAAGGCGAGTGGTGCGATCACGGTCGAGCGCGGTGACAGGAAGGCGGTGAAGGCGACCTTCTCCCGTACCGGCGGCATGTGTACGCACTGCGAAGGGCGGGGCAAGGTCTCCGACATCGACCTCACCCAGCTCTACGACGACTCCAAGTCGATCGCGGAGGGCGCGTTCACCATCCCCGGCTGGAAGTCGGACAACGTGTGGACCGTGGGGATCTACGCCGAGTCGGGCTTCCTGGACCCGAACAAGCCGATCAGCAGGTTCACCAAGCAGGAGATGCAGGACTTCCTCCACCGTGAGCCGACCAAGGTGAAGGTCAACGGTGTCAACCTCACCTACGAGGGCCTGATCCCCAAGATCCAGAAGTCGTTCCTGTCCAAGGACAAGGAGGCGATGCAGCCGCACATCCGGGCGTTCGTGGAGCGGGCGGTCACCTTCACCACCTGTCCCGAGTGCGACGGCACCCGGCTCAGCGAGGGGGCCCGGTCGTCGAAGATCGGCAAGATCAGCATCGCCGATGCGTGCGCGATGGAGATCCGCGACCTGGCCGAGTGGGTCCGAGAGCTCAAGGAGCCCTCGGTGGCGCCGCTGCTCACCGCGTTGCAGGGCACCCTCGACTCGTTCACGGAGATCGGCCTCGGCTACCTCTCGCTCGACCGGCCGGCGGGCACACTGTCGGGCGGTGAGGCGCAGCGCGTCAAGATGATCCGCCATCTCGGCTCCTCACTCACCGACGTCACGTATGTCTTCGACGAGCCGACGATCGGCCTGCACCCGCACGACATCCAGCGGATGAACAACCTGCTGCTGCGGCTGCGGGACAAGGGCAACACGGTGCTCGTCGTGGAGCACAAGCCGGAGGCGATCGCGATCGCCGACCATGTCGTGGATCTCGGCCCGGGCGCCGGTACGGAGGGCGGCACCGTCTGCTTCGAGGGCACCGTCGAGGGGCTGCGGGCGAGTGACACCGTCACCGGCCGCCATCTGGACGACCGGGCCGCCCTCAAGGAGACGGTCCGTACGCCGACCGGGCAGCTGGAGATCCGCGGTGCGAAGGCGAACAACCTGCAGCGTGTCGATGTCGACATCCCGCTCGGGGTGCTGACCGTGGTCACCGGCGTCGCCGGCTCGGGCAAGAGTTCGCTCGTGCACGGGTCGATCCCGGCCGCCGAGGGTGTCGTCTCGGTCGACCAGGCCCCGATCCGCGGCTCCAGGCGGAGCAACCCGGCGACGTACACCGGGCTGCTCGACCCGATCCGCAAGGCGTTCGCGAAGGCCAACGGAGTGAAGCCGGCCCTGTTCAGCGCCAATTCCGAGGGCGCCTGCCCCAACTGCAACGGCGCCGGTGTCATCTACACCGACCTGGCGATGATGGCCGGGGTCGCCACCACGTGCGAGGAGTGCGAGGGGAAGCGGTTCCAGGCCTCGGTGCTGGAGTACCACCTCGGCGGCCGCGACATCAGCGAGGTGCTCGCGATGTCGGTGACCGACGCCGAGGAGTTCTTCGGCGCGGGTGAGGCGCGTACGCCGGCCGCGCACAAGATCCTCGAGCGGCTCGCCGACGTCGGGCTCGGCTACCTCAGCCTCGGCCAGCCGCTGACCACGCTGTCCGGCGGTGAGCGGCAGCGGCTCAAGCTGGCCACGCACATGGGTGAGAAGGGCGGCGTCTACGTCCTGGACGAGCCGACCACCGGACTGCACCTCGCGGATGTCGAGCACCTGCTCGGGCTGCTCGACCGGCTCGTGGACTCCGGCAAGTCGGTCATCGTCATCGAGCACCACCAGGCGGTCATGGCGCACGCGGACTGGATCATCGATCTCGGTCCCGGTGCCGGCCACGACGGCGGTCGGATCGTCTTCGAGGGCACACCGGCCGACCTCGTCGCCGCAGGTTCCGCCACTCTCACCGGTGAGCATCTCGCGGCTTACGTCGGCGCCTGA
- a CDS encoding VOC family protein, with protein sequence MDITIHWTFLPHDDPEASLAFYRDILGFEVRNDVGYDGMRWITVGPVGQPGTSIVLEPPAADPGVTEDERRMIVAMMAKGSYARLTLATTDLDGTFKQVQAAGAEVVQEPTEQPYGIRDCAFRDPSGNLIRINELR encoded by the coding sequence ATGGACATCACCATTCACTGGACCTTCCTTCCGCATGACGACCCGGAGGCCTCCCTGGCCTTCTACCGCGACATCCTCGGCTTCGAGGTCCGCAACGACGTCGGCTACGACGGGATGCGCTGGATCACGGTCGGACCCGTCGGCCAGCCCGGCACGTCCATCGTCCTGGAACCGCCGGCCGCCGACCCCGGCGTCACCGAAGACGAGCGCCGCATGATCGTCGCGATGATGGCCAAGGGAAGTTACGCCCGCCTCACCCTGGCCACCACCGACCTCGACGGCACCTTCAAGCAGGTGCAGGCCGCCGGTGCCGAAGTCGTACAGGAGCCGACCGAGCAGCCCTACGGGATCCGCGACTGCGCCTTCCGCGATCCCTCGGGCAACCTCATCCGCATCAACGAGCTGCGCTGA
- a CDS encoding carboxymuconolactone decarboxylase family protein produces MDARLNVFANPTAGKFLKHIVSADKVVSGSTLPAAAQELVKIRASQINGCGFCTDMHTKDAAAAGETPLRLNLVAAWREATVFTEAERAALELAEQGTRIADAAGGVTDAAWANAAKHYDEDQLAALVSLIALINAFNRMNVIVQQPAGDYQPGQFG; encoded by the coding sequence ATGGATGCCCGTTTGAACGTCTTCGCCAACCCGACGGCAGGCAAGTTCCTGAAGCACATCGTCTCGGCCGACAAGGTGGTCTCGGGCTCGACGCTGCCTGCGGCGGCGCAGGAGCTGGTGAAGATCCGCGCCAGCCAGATCAACGGCTGCGGTTTCTGCACCGACATGCACACCAAGGACGCCGCCGCGGCCGGCGAGACCCCGCTGCGGCTCAACCTGGTCGCCGCCTGGCGCGAGGCCACGGTCTTCACCGAGGCCGAGCGCGCCGCCCTGGAGCTGGCGGAGCAGGGCACCCGCATCGCGGACGCCGCCGGTGGCGTCACCGACGCGGCCTGGGCGAACGCCGCCAAGCACTACGACGAGGACCAGCTCGCCGCCCTGGTGTCCCTGATCGCCCTCATCAACGCCTTCAACCGGATGAACGTCATCGTCCAGCAGCCCGCCGGCGACTATCAGCCGGGCCAGTTCGGATAG
- a CDS encoding homoserine dehydrogenase — protein sequence MRDTAVVLSGYGPVGRAYAEHLLSNGSELARFHGVRPRVAAVRTGAAECLPPDDGRPPPPRASWRPLRPLAETLRLTRAAVLVQAVPSTPEVRDRAAAEAIAALRAGVHVVTATKSHLLSHWRQLAEAAGTGGALIRISGATGAALPAGDLARVGVRGLGCRSVRACPNGTVTFVLDRLAAGDSLAAAVAEARRRGIAEADPTADLSGSDAATKTRLLAGLLWGWDVSAVQTHLEGVDEHTARAARAAAATGGRLRAVATAEADDPHVVRVRLEETGPGDPLYALAGPEKAVVYRCPEAGDITVSGGRSSPLGAALAMVKDTLDVTAPARTGFGPVPHVLR from the coding sequence ATGCGCGACACTGCTGTAGTGCTGTCCGGCTACGGACCCGTGGGCCGGGCCTACGCCGAGCATCTGCTCAGCAACGGCTCGGAGCTCGCACGCTTCCACGGCGTACGGCCACGCGTCGCGGCCGTACGCACCGGCGCGGCGGAGTGCCTGCCACCCGACGACGGCCGGCCGCCCCCGCCGCGCGCCTCCTGGCGACCGCTGCGCCCACTGGCCGAGACCCTGCGGTTGACGAGGGCCGCGGTCCTGGTCCAGGCGGTGCCTTCCACCCCCGAGGTGCGCGACCGGGCCGCCGCAGAGGCCATCGCCGCGCTGCGGGCCGGAGTGCACGTGGTCACCGCGACCAAGAGCCATCTGCTCAGCCACTGGCGCCAGTTGGCCGAGGCCGCCGGGACGGGCGGCGCCCTGATCAGGATCTCGGGTGCCACCGGGGCGGCCCTGCCCGCCGGCGACCTGGCACGGGTCGGGGTACGCGGCCTCGGCTGCCGGTCGGTCCGCGCCTGCCCCAATGGCACCGTCACCTTCGTCCTCGACCGGCTCGCGGCGGGCGATTCGCTGGCCGCCGCGGTCGCCGAGGCCCGGCGCCGCGGCATCGCCGAGGCCGACCCGACGGCCGACCTGTCCGGCTCGGACGCGGCCACGAAGACGCGCCTGCTGGCAGGTCTGCTGTGGGGGTGGGACGTATCGGCCGTCCAGACACACCTGGAAGGCGTGGACGAGCACACGGCGCGCGCGGCGCGGGCGGCGGCCGCCACCGGAGGCCGCCTGCGGGCGGTGGCGACGGCTGAGGCCGACGACCCCCACGTGGTCCGGGTCCGGTTGGAGGAAACAGGGCCGGGAGACCCGCTGTACGCGCTCGCCGGGCCGGAGAAGGCCGTGGTGTACCGCTGCCCCGAGGCGGGCGACATCACGGTCAGCGGCGGTCGTTCCAGCCCGCTCGGCGCGGCCTTGGCCATGGTCAAGGACACCCTGGACGTCACAGCACCCGCACGCACCGGCTTCGGCCCCGTACCGCACGTGCTGCGATGA